The following are from one region of the Paraglaciecola sp. L1A13 genome:
- a CDS encoding YcxB family protein, with the protein MTTAFTYSTTYLLDKSHYIETYEASVPADNSKKVYLIAVLLALVGLAVLMLTEINAFVAWFIIALGGLEVFSIRFKKPWWLARQLISKAANTELTLTIDEHGISSKSIHVQNTLAWSDISKIEVTKNGWLLYHNNSKNYLSSRALSDEAKAFLTTKTQLINSLAI; encoded by the coding sequence ATGACCACAGCGTTCACCTACTCCACGACCTATTTACTCGATAAAAGCCATTATATTGAAACCTACGAAGCATCGGTTCCGGCGGATAATTCAAAGAAAGTCTATCTGATTGCGGTTCTACTCGCACTAGTAGGCTTGGCTGTTCTTATGTTGACTGAGATAAACGCCTTTGTGGCTTGGTTTATTATCGCGCTAGGCGGCTTAGAAGTCTTTAGTATTCGTTTTAAAAAACCGTGGTGGCTGGCCAGGCAATTAATTAGCAAAGCAGCGAATACAGAACTCACACTCACAATTGACGAACATGGCATTAGCAGTAAATCTATTCACGTTCAAAACACGCTAGCCTGGAGCGATATCAGCAAAATAGAAGTTACCAAAAACGGCTGGTTGCTCTACCACAACAATAGCAAAAACTACCTATCCTCTAGGGCGCTATCGGATGAAGCCAAAGCGTTTTTAACGACAAAAACACAGTTAATAAACTCTTTAGCAATTTAG
- a CDS encoding acyltransferase produces MRIDELTFFRYIAASIVVIFHFGTDATGFRGALAAGPQMVTFFFVLSGFVMGISYFNKEINNKSYWWARIARIMPVYILAIVLMVTSSYLQGKEVDNLSLVLNLSLLQAWFSPHPLSINGTGWSLSVEAFFYLTFPFLLYGIKSRNLSVKHMMVASLLVWGVTQIITTGVLSAGFYGGFPSFSHDLIYYFPLTHFCSFIIGIYGAMWVLEKNYLITNNTVSFFIVGVSTAILVILLNNETEISNFFELEFAFSSSFFAPLFLLFIIAVSICRSQLIRMFSARPLLLLGEASFSLYILQIPIHQIYEKYIVGDLGLSPLSNFTLFFVILTITSIGSFLLFEKPAMNFIKYSLPTFIRKTASRSN; encoded by the coding sequence ATGAGAATTGATGAATTAACTTTTTTTAGATATATAGCGGCTTCAATAGTTGTTATTTTTCATTTTGGAACTGATGCCACTGGCTTTCGTGGTGCATTAGCCGCAGGACCGCAAATGGTGACATTTTTCTTTGTGCTGTCAGGATTTGTTATGGGAATATCCTATTTTAATAAAGAAATAAATAATAAATCGTACTGGTGGGCAAGGATAGCTAGAATAATGCCAGTCTATATATTAGCGATAGTTCTGATGGTGACTTCATCTTATTTACAAGGGAAAGAGGTAGATAACTTATCCTTGGTTTTAAATTTATCGCTCCTGCAGGCTTGGTTCTCTCCTCACCCTCTATCTATAAATGGAACTGGATGGTCACTTTCTGTAGAAGCTTTTTTTTATCTAACGTTTCCATTTTTATTATATGGCATTAAGTCTCGAAATTTGTCAGTTAAACATATGATGGTAGCTTCATTGTTGGTGTGGGGTGTTACACAAATAATAACTACAGGGGTTTTATCTGCTGGTTTCTACGGTGGGTTCCCGTCGTTTTCACACGATTTAATCTACTATTTTCCTCTCACCCATTTTTGCAGTTTTATCATCGGGATTTATGGTGCAATGTGGGTTTTAGAAAAGAACTATTTGATTACAAATAATACTGTTTCATTTTTTATTGTTGGTGTAAGTACGGCAATATTAGTTATTTTACTAAATAACGAAACTGAAATATCAAACTTTTTTGAGTTGGAATTTGCTTTCAGTTCAAGCTTTTTCGCGCCGTTGTTTCTGCTTTTTATTATTGCAGTGTCTATATGTCGTTCGCAATTAATACGAATGTTTAGTGCTCGGCCACTTTTGCTTTTAGGTGAGGCAAGCTTTTCACTATATATATTACAGATACCAATCCATCAAATTTATGAGAAATACATCGTAGGCGATTTAGGCTTATCGCCACTGAGCAATTTCACGTTATTTTTTGTTATATTAACGATAACTTCGATTGGGTCTTTTCTTTTGTTTGAGAAGCCTGCAATGAACTTCATTAAGTATTCTCTGCCGACTTTCATAAGAAAAACAGCTAGCAGAAGTAATTAG
- a CDS encoding MipA/OmpV family protein yields the protein MPIPYLSNITVFKHRITSSTLILVLGFCAPVMALANAAEYRGGRPDNNTSRWGIGIGAISQQQGITGIDRNTVVIPFLSYESQYVRWFGPSIDIKLPSVIIDKAQQIKFSLTGRYDFGGYDDDDIDDTPILQGMDEREGGFGIGAKAQWQNPWLDVYAQWMSDVSGDRDGYYFSLGVDKRWIFDQQIMVSPRIVAVWLDDNYVDFQYGVQSHEATVARSAYTGEATVNIELGVRVAYLFDRSSSVFIDGSITSLGDEIKDSPLVDSATENKLMIAYLYKF from the coding sequence ATGCCAATACCCTATTTATCCAATATTACTGTATTCAAGCACCGAATAACGTCCAGCACTCTGATCTTGGTCTTGGGATTCTGCGCTCCTGTAATGGCGCTCGCTAACGCTGCTGAATATAGAGGGGGTAGACCAGATAATAATACTTCTCGATGGGGGATTGGAATAGGTGCAATAAGCCAGCAACAGGGCATTACAGGTATTGATAGGAACACCGTTGTCATTCCATTTTTAAGTTACGAAAGCCAATATGTCCGCTGGTTTGGTCCAAGTATCGACATCAAACTGCCTAGCGTGATAATCGATAAGGCTCAGCAAATAAAATTTAGTCTCACCGGTCGTTACGATTTTGGAGGCTACGATGATGATGACATTGATGATACCCCGATTTTACAGGGAATGGACGAGCGAGAAGGCGGCTTTGGTATAGGCGCTAAAGCCCAGTGGCAAAACCCTTGGCTCGATGTGTACGCCCAATGGATGAGCGACGTATCAGGCGACAGAGATGGATATTATTTCAGCCTTGGTGTAGACAAAAGATGGATATTCGACCAGCAAATTATGGTTTCGCCGCGCATTGTCGCTGTTTGGTTGGATGACAATTACGTTGATTTTCAATACGGTGTTCAGTCCCATGAGGCCACTGTTGCTCGCTCAGCTTATACCGGTGAGGCGACCGTGAACATAGAACTCGGCGTGCGCGTGGCATACCTGTTTGATAGAAGCAGTTCGGTTTTTATTGATGGCAGTATCACGAGTCTAGGTGACGAGATAAAAGACAGCCCGTTAGTGGATAGCGCCACCGAAAATAAGTTAATGATAGCTTATTTATATAAATTCTAA
- a CDS encoding DUF1439 domain-containing protein, with the protein MKYLFGLIISLTLSWSQANAYTKEFTEAELQEMVNTIMPMTRTKFFVTMTLSEPRLNLLDATNEIGIGANIKASALGAYGGTGSTYITGSLAYNQEQGALYFTNAKLVELNLHKVSQSQQNEIKKLLQSVVGTILESRPIYVLNDADLKQKLAKATLESVVVENGKLIVTLGMF; encoded by the coding sequence TTGAAGTATTTATTTGGGCTTATAATTTCCTTAACGCTCAGCTGGTCGCAGGCCAATGCCTATACCAAAGAGTTTACTGAAGCCGAACTACAAGAGATGGTAAATACCATCATGCCCATGACACGAACCAAGTTTTTTGTGACCATGACTCTGTCTGAACCGCGTCTCAATTTGCTCGATGCTACTAATGAAATAGGTATCGGGGCAAATATTAAGGCTAGTGCTCTAGGCGCATATGGTGGTACAGGCAGTACCTACATCACTGGTAGCCTGGCGTATAACCAAGAGCAGGGCGCGTTGTATTTTACCAATGCTAAGCTGGTGGAGCTGAACTTACATAAAGTGTCCCAGAGCCAGCAAAATGAGATTAAGAAACTGCTGCAATCTGTGGTGGGGACTATTTTAGAGTCACGTCCTATTTATGTGTTAAATGATGCTGATCTAAAACAAAAATTAGCCAAAGCAACGCTAGAGTCAGTCGTAGTAGAAAATGGCAAGTTGATTGTGACGTTGGGGATGTTTTAA
- a CDS encoding O-acetylhomoserine aminocarboxypropyltransferase/cysteine synthase family protein, translating into MKKETICIHEGYVTDPTTKSCAVPIYQTVAYEFDNAQHGADLFDLAVPGNIYTRIMNPTWDVLEKRVAALEGGVAALVVSAGSAAINYAILTIAEAGDNIVATPQLYGGTYTLFAHLLPKLGIEVRFADSDKAEDLAKLMDDKTKAVFCETIGNPAGNIVDIEPIATMAHEHGVPLIVDNTVATPALLNPIEYGADIVVHSLTKYMGGHGNSLGGIIVDSGKFPWTEHKKRFAMLNEPEPAYHGVVYTREFGAAAFIARARTVPLRNTGAALSPINAFMLMQGMETLPLRMERHCDNAIAVARYLKAHPKVEWVSYAGLEGDKYYDMAQKYLNGRPSSLMTFGIKGGFDAGVKFYDALKLIKRLVNIGDTKTLACHPASTTHRQLNEGELKSAGISSEMLRLCIGIEHIDDIQADLEQAFDAV; encoded by the coding sequence ATGAAAAAGGAAACGATCTGCATTCACGAGGGTTATGTAACCGACCCTACAACCAAGTCCTGCGCTGTCCCAATTTACCAAACCGTTGCTTATGAGTTCGATAATGCTCAACACGGTGCAGATTTATTCGATTTAGCCGTTCCTGGCAATATTTACACCCGTATTATGAATCCCACGTGGGATGTGCTTGAAAAACGTGTGGCTGCCCTTGAAGGTGGTGTTGCAGCGCTGGTTGTTTCAGCGGGAAGTGCTGCCATTAACTATGCTATTTTAACCATCGCAGAAGCGGGCGATAACATAGTAGCGACTCCGCAATTATACGGTGGCACCTACACCTTATTCGCGCATTTATTGCCTAAATTAGGTATAGAGGTGCGCTTCGCAGATTCAGATAAAGCCGAAGATTTAGCCAAGCTAATGGATGATAAAACCAAAGCGGTTTTCTGCGAAACCATCGGCAACCCCGCAGGTAACATAGTCGACATTGAGCCCATTGCCACAATGGCCCATGAACATGGCGTACCATTAATCGTCGATAACACCGTCGCCACTCCAGCACTATTAAACCCAATTGAATATGGCGCAGACATAGTCGTACACTCGCTGACCAAATACATGGGTGGCCATGGCAATTCATTGGGCGGTATTATCGTTGATTCAGGCAAATTTCCATGGACAGAGCATAAGAAACGCTTTGCTATGCTAAATGAGCCCGAGCCTGCTTATCACGGCGTAGTGTATACCCGAGAATTTGGTGCGGCAGCATTTATTGCCCGAGCGCGCACCGTTCCTTTGAGAAATACCGGAGCCGCGTTATCCCCAATTAATGCATTTATGCTGATGCAAGGCATGGAAACCTTACCCCTGCGCATGGAACGTCATTGTGATAACGCCATAGCAGTTGCAAGGTATTTAAAAGCCCATCCAAAAGTAGAATGGGTCAGTTATGCGGGTCTTGAAGGGGATAAGTATTATGACATGGCGCAAAAATACCTTAACGGTCGTCCATCATCCTTAATGACCTTTGGTATCAAAGGCGGTTTTGATGCTGGGGTGAAGTTTTACGATGCCCTTAAGCTTATCAAACGTTTAGTGAATATTGGTGATACCAAAACCCTCGCTTGCCACCCAGCCTCGACGACCCATAGACAATTAAATGAAGGTGAACTAAAAAGTGCGGGTATCAGTTCAGAAATGCTGCGCTTATGCATAGGAATTGAGCATATCGATGACATACAAGCAGACTTAGAACAGGCGTTTGACGCTGTGTAA
- a CDS encoding DUF2306 domain-containing protein has translation MTYLQLAYFHLATVLPAFLIGTYLLANRKGTPKHRLLGKIYMSLMLITALSTLFMRAEVGPMIIGHFGYVHLFSLLVLYAVPSAYIAVRKGNIAKHKRSMVLLYVGAILLAGGFTFMPGRMMHTWFFG, from the coding sequence ATGACCTACCTGCAACTAGCCTATTTTCACCTTGCCACAGTATTGCCTGCATTTTTAATAGGAACGTATTTACTGGCCAATCGTAAAGGCACGCCAAAACACCGTTTATTGGGCAAAATTTATATGAGCTTAATGCTAATAACTGCGCTTTCAACGTTGTTTATGAGAGCCGAAGTAGGCCCTATGATCATTGGTCACTTTGGCTATGTGCACCTGTTCAGTTTGTTGGTTTTATATGCCGTACCCAGCGCTTATATTGCGGTTCGTAAAGGTAATATCGCTAAGCATAAACGCAGTATGGTGTTGCTCTATGTTGGGGCGATACTCCTCGCTGGCGGTTTTACCTTTATGCCCGGCAGAATGATGCATACCTGGTTTTTTGGCTGA
- a CDS encoding alkaline phosphatase D family protein, with protein MKSIKICIASAFCLTSVACTTTSMPISSDAPAPNSTNVLTVSSADKHQFKVLIGSCSHQDKDQPIWQPMLEEQADLLMLLGDNIYGDTEDMALLKAKYQKQWAKPGMQKMLAATPTIGMWDDHDFGQNDGGKTYPQKEASRQIMLDYFNEPQDSIRRTRSDGIYTSYMFGSAPKRIQVIMPDLRWNRDALAHVTPSEYRQVKAPQHLGPYLPHTDASQKMLGNAQWQWLEEQLQQPADVRILASSLQLLPEFSGWESWANFPIERQRLLDLLVKYEISNLVIVSGDTHWSELSQVHFENGQALWEMTSSGLTEEWKQVSPNKHRVGQGFSKANYGVLDIDWSDKHPKVTMSIKDDTGVVKMQQEVSL; from the coding sequence ATGAAATCAATTAAAATATGTATTGCGAGTGCATTCTGTCTCACCAGTGTCGCTTGCACCACTACATCAATGCCCATTAGCAGCGATGCACCAGCGCCCAATAGTACTAATGTACTGACAGTCAGTTCTGCAGACAAACATCAATTCAAGGTGTTGATTGGCTCATGCTCACACCAAGATAAAGACCAGCCTATTTGGCAACCGATGCTAGAAGAGCAGGCCGATTTATTAATGTTGTTGGGGGATAATATTTACGGTGATACCGAAGATATGGCTTTGCTGAAGGCTAAATATCAAAAGCAATGGGCTAAGCCCGGCATGCAGAAAATGCTTGCTGCTACACCAACTATTGGTATGTGGGATGACCACGATTTCGGTCAAAACGATGGGGGGAAAACCTATCCGCAGAAAGAAGCCTCACGTCAAATTATGCTCGATTATTTTAACGAGCCACAAGATAGTATCAGACGTACCCGGTCTGATGGTATTTATACTAGCTACATGTTCGGCAGCGCCCCCAAGCGGATACAAGTCATCATGCCTGATTTACGGTGGAACCGAGATGCGTTAGCCCATGTTACGCCTAGCGAATATAGGCAGGTAAAAGCCCCGCAACATTTAGGACCGTACTTGCCGCACACAGATGCAAGTCAAAAAATGCTCGGTAATGCTCAATGGCAATGGCTAGAAGAACAGTTGCAACAACCGGCAGATGTGCGAATTTTAGCCTCAAGTTTACAGCTTTTACCGGAATTTAGTGGATGGGAGTCATGGGCCAACTTCCCAATAGAGCGTCAACGCTTGCTTGATCTGTTAGTGAAGTATGAAATCAGCAATTTGGTCATTGTCAGTGGCGATACGCACTGGAGTGAGCTTAGCCAGGTCCACTTTGAAAACGGTCAAGCTCTTTGGGAAATGACCTCGTCGGGTTTAACGGAAGAGTGGAAGCAAGTGAGTCCAAACAAGCATCGCGTGGGTCAAGGGTTTTCCAAAGCCAATTATGGGGTGCTGGATATTGACTGGAGTGACAAGCATCCAAAAGTGACGATGAGCATTAAAGATGATACAGGCGTTGTAAAAATGCAGCAGGAAGTATCCTTATAA
- a CDS encoding alkaline phosphatase family protein gives MKQLKRIAILCQTLLAILLSSPAYSADNVLIISIDGLRWQEVFRGYEASLLEQPEFTSHAEIMAHEFNGQTLNEKRQKLMPFLWNVIAKDGLLIGNRDKQSAMEVSNNWWFSYPGYNEILTGKADPRIDSNKPVANPNVTFLEWLNTQQGYEGQVAAFGSWDVFPAIINTKRSNLPLNAGFMPADWAGLTPYVQWLNQLQSDIPSPWHNVRLDAFTVGFAQEYIRAKQPKVIYVALGETDDFAHDGDYPAYLSSAHRSDQFIARLWQQLQSMAQYKDNTNLVITVDHGRGETNETWQHHASPKATRGYLDNLAQYEMGIVGSNQVWMAAIGPDIAPKGELQNSDTFSLNQVAATVLQLLKQNPATFASVNGRPIGQAMLISPSPVNNKK, from the coding sequence ATGAAACAGTTAAAACGAATTGCGATATTGTGCCAAACCTTGCTAGCTATTTTACTCAGTTCACCTGCGTACAGTGCGGATAATGTGTTAATTATCAGTATCGATGGACTACGTTGGCAAGAAGTCTTTCGAGGTTATGAAGCAAGCTTGTTAGAGCAGCCAGAATTTACCAGTCATGCTGAGATAATGGCTCATGAATTCAACGGCCAGACGCTAAACGAAAAGCGTCAAAAACTGATGCCCTTTTTATGGAACGTCATTGCCAAAGACGGTTTGCTTATCGGCAATCGTGATAAGCAATCGGCCATGGAGGTGAGTAATAATTGGTGGTTTTCTTACCCAGGATACAATGAAATATTAACGGGTAAGGCGGACCCACGCATTGATTCTAATAAGCCAGTTGCTAATCCTAATGTGACATTTTTAGAATGGTTAAATACCCAGCAAGGGTACGAAGGTCAAGTTGCGGCATTTGGTAGTTGGGATGTATTTCCAGCCATTATCAATACAAAACGTAGCAATTTGCCGCTCAATGCTGGCTTTATGCCTGCAGACTGGGCTGGCTTAACGCCCTACGTCCAGTGGTTAAATCAATTACAAAGTGATATACCAAGCCCTTGGCATAATGTGCGACTCGATGCGTTTACAGTGGGTTTTGCTCAAGAGTATATTCGCGCTAAGCAGCCTAAAGTCATTTATGTTGCATTAGGCGAAACAGACGACTTTGCCCATGATGGTGATTATCCAGCTTATCTTAGTTCGGCTCATCGCAGTGACCAGTTCATTGCGCGTTTATGGCAGCAACTTCAGTCGATGGCACAATATAAAGATAACACTAACTTGGTCATTACCGTTGACCATGGACGCGGAGAGACTAATGAGACTTGGCAGCACCATGCTAGTCCTAAAGCGACAAGAGGTTACTTAGATAATTTAGCACAATATGAAATGGGAATTGTTGGTTCAAATCAAGTGTGGATGGCGGCGATCGGTCCGGATATAGCACCTAAGGGAGAGCTACAAAACAGCGACACTTTCAGCCTCAATCAGGTTGCAGCAACTGTGTTACAGTTACTCAAACAAAATCCAGCAACATTTGCTAGCGTCAATGGTCGCCCTATTGGTCAGGCCATGCTGATTAGCCCCAGCCCCGTTAATAACAAAAAGTAA
- a CDS encoding TonB-dependent receptor domain-containing protein — MRSTAKTHLALCIAVAMGSQSLISTAIAQEAPNDAAIEEITVVGKSVSYANNQTSDEMAKQQSSLTSALAVIDNLPGVLINEGDTFGSDDWSTTVSIRGFQLSLDEQQIGITIDGIANGNSNYGGGAKANRYIDTENLGRVEVSQGTGDIASRSNEALGGTLNFTTIDPGMEESMVVSISGGSFDAQKYFVRYETGEIAPDTYAWFSASTSENTDWVTQTAENKRDHLAAKFMTVVSDVDIKGYFSWDDVHEDNYQRVSLAQFEQNPESDGLSGEWVGIPYVDQVFRQAWSSLRENMFAYLSADYKTENFEVSGNVYYHDNEGRGDWVPQYVVDVTADGEGVGHSELTSGNTVYGGSALGQLLFVNASGLAVSPIEGCESSITAPYGGAGPEYDPGCYAQGAIPVGSYRHTHYQKERFGFDADFAWYTQINDMDNTLRGGIWYEDYNREESRDWHKIIDSRSSFEFDHTPYWVQYSREFPVETLMVYAEDELDMGWASVRLGMKRFFVDLERQDNFDAANKAKLNSDSDTLFSGGIVAQTPIDGLEVFAGYAENFAAIKDTVLERDASTLTQVEPETAENVDVGLRYVSQNINASLTYYSIKFDNRLTFIAPDSPDGIDYLIGTNGSYVNVGGIESSGFEASLSFNVTDELSVYSSYTYNDSEYTDGSIDFPEGNTVFGSPENMAVVSLDWTRGNYFIGASTKWVDDRFIDAANTQVAEAYLVTDFYAGVSLDAPIQGIQSIDLRFTVNNMFDESYLGGIAGQSAWIGAPRTAAFNAQARF, encoded by the coding sequence ATGAGATCGACAGCTAAAACACACTTAGCATTATGCATCGCCGTTGCCATGGGCAGCCAATCATTGATCAGCACGGCTATTGCGCAAGAAGCGCCGAATGATGCGGCAATCGAAGAAATTACCGTTGTTGGCAAGAGCGTTTCATACGCGAATAACCAAACATCTGATGAGATGGCCAAACAGCAAAGCTCTTTAACCAGCGCCTTGGCTGTGATTGATAACCTTCCGGGTGTTTTGATCAACGAGGGTGATACGTTCGGTTCTGATGATTGGTCAACGACTGTGTCAATTCGTGGTTTTCAGTTAAGCCTAGATGAGCAACAAATCGGTATTACAATTGATGGAATTGCCAACGGTAACTCCAACTATGGTGGTGGCGCGAAGGCCAACCGTTATATCGACACAGAGAATTTAGGTCGTGTTGAAGTATCTCAAGGGACAGGTGATATTGCTTCACGTTCAAACGAAGCCCTTGGCGGTACGTTAAACTTCACCACGATTGACCCAGGCATGGAAGAGTCTATGGTGGTGAGTATTTCTGGTGGCAGTTTTGATGCGCAGAAATATTTTGTGCGCTACGAAACAGGTGAAATTGCCCCAGATACTTATGCATGGTTTAGTGCATCTACCAGCGAAAACACTGACTGGGTAACCCAGACTGCTGAAAACAAGCGCGATCATTTAGCGGCTAAGTTTATGACAGTGGTGAGCGACGTTGATATCAAAGGATATTTCTCTTGGGATGACGTTCATGAAGATAACTATCAACGCGTTAGCCTAGCGCAATTTGAGCAAAACCCAGAGTCAGATGGTTTATCAGGTGAATGGGTTGGCATTCCTTATGTGGATCAGGTTTTTCGTCAAGCCTGGTCAAGTTTGCGTGAAAACATGTTTGCTTATTTAAGTGCCGATTATAAAACCGAAAACTTCGAAGTGTCGGGTAACGTTTATTACCACGACAACGAAGGTCGCGGTGATTGGGTGCCGCAGTATGTTGTCGACGTAACCGCAGATGGGGAAGGCGTTGGGCATTCTGAGCTCACTTCAGGCAACACGGTTTATGGTGGTAGTGCATTAGGTCAATTATTGTTTGTTAACGCTAGTGGCTTAGCAGTTAGCCCTATCGAGGGTTGTGAAAGCTCAATCACTGCTCCATACGGTGGTGCAGGACCTGAGTATGATCCAGGTTGTTACGCTCAAGGCGCTATTCCTGTAGGTTCGTACCGCCACACGCATTATCAAAAAGAACGTTTTGGTTTCGATGCTGATTTCGCGTGGTACACGCAAATAAATGACATGGATAACACGTTACGCGGTGGTATCTGGTATGAAGATTATAACCGTGAGGAGTCTCGCGATTGGCACAAAATCATTGATTCTCGCAGCAGTTTTGAATTCGATCATACTCCTTACTGGGTGCAGTATTCACGTGAATTCCCAGTTGAAACATTGATGGTGTACGCAGAAGACGAACTCGATATGGGCTGGGCAAGTGTGCGCTTAGGCATGAAGCGCTTTTTTGTCGACTTAGAGCGCCAAGATAACTTTGATGCCGCAAACAAAGCTAAGTTGAATTCGGATTCAGACACTTTGTTTTCTGGTGGTATCGTGGCCCAAACTCCTATTGATGGCTTAGAAGTATTCGCGGGTTACGCAGAGAACTTCGCGGCGATTAAAGATACCGTACTTGAGCGTGATGCGTCGACGTTGACCCAAGTAGAGCCAGAAACGGCAGAAAATGTCGATGTGGGCTTACGTTATGTTTCGCAAAACATTAATGCGAGCTTGACCTACTACAGTATCAAATTTGATAACCGTTTAACCTTTATTGCCCCTGATTCACCGGATGGCATCGATTACCTTATTGGTACTAATGGTAGTTACGTCAACGTAGGGGGTATTGAATCATCAGGTTTCGAAGCATCGTTGTCGTTCAATGTGACTGATGAGTTATCTGTATATAGTTCTTACACATACAATGATTCTGAATACACAGACGGTTCAATTGATTTCCCTGAAGGTAATACCGTCTTTGGTTCTCCTGAAAACATGGCTGTTGTATCCCTTGATTGGACACGTGGTAATTACTTCATCGGTGCCTCAACTAAATGGGTTGACGATCGTTTTATCGATGCGGCGAATACCCAAGTTGCTGAAGCTTATTTAGTCACTGACTTTTATGCTGGTGTCAGCTTAGATGCACCGATACAAGGAATTCAATCGATTGATTTACGTTTCACCGTAAACAATATGTTTGATGAAAGTTATCTAGGCGGTATTGCAGGTCAATCAGCTTGGATTGGTGCACCACGCACAGCTGCATTTAACGCACAAGCACGTTTTTAA
- the djlA gene encoding co-chaperone DjlA produces the protein MIGKILGTIFGFMFGRIPGAILGFVVGHMFDKGYSQDFNQMGGFSGFFTSQDDFKKQAIFFHALFSVMGHIAKADGKVSDVEIKMASALMDQMGLEGDTRKEAQQAFREGKEADFALREILVELKESCHGRRDIMQVFIEILIQAAYVDGRMDKAEQKVLETAALHLGFKQSELLYLLSVYEAELRFRQRGGQRSGAHSSQRGRGQQGSQSTYSTQQSLNDAYQILGVSESDDDKAVKKAYRKLMSENHPDKLVSKGLPKQALELAKNKAQDIQAAYEMIKEKRGMR, from the coding sequence ATGATCGGCAAGATTTTAGGCACCATTTTTGGTTTTATGTTCGGACGTATCCCCGGAGCAATATTAGGCTTTGTGGTTGGGCATATGTTCGACAAAGGTTATAGCCAAGACTTCAACCAAATGGGTGGTTTTAGTGGTTTTTTTACCAGTCAGGATGATTTTAAGAAGCAAGCGATATTCTTTCACGCGTTATTCTCGGTTATGGGGCATATTGCTAAAGCTGACGGCAAGGTCAGCGATGTAGAGATAAAAATGGCTAGCGCCTTGATGGACCAAATGGGGTTAGAAGGTGATACGCGAAAAGAGGCTCAACAAGCATTTCGTGAAGGCAAAGAAGCCGACTTTGCCCTGCGTGAAATTCTCGTAGAGCTAAAAGAGTCGTGCCATGGCCGACGCGATATTATGCAAGTTTTTATCGAAATATTGATCCAAGCTGCCTACGTCGATGGCCGTATGGACAAAGCAGAGCAAAAAGTACTGGAGACTGCAGCACTTCATCTCGGTTTTAAACAAAGTGAATTACTGTATTTGCTATCCGTTTACGAAGCGGAGCTACGTTTTCGTCAACGCGGAGGGCAACGTTCTGGGGCGCACTCATCCCAGCGTGGCCGCGGACAACAAGGCAGTCAATCCACTTATTCTACTCAGCAGTCATTAAATGATGCCTACCAGATTTTGGGTGTTAGCGAGTCAGATGATGATAAAGCGGTTAAAAAAGCATATCGTAAACTCATGAGTGAGAATCACCCTGATAAATTGGTTTCCAAAGGCTTGCCGAAGCAGGCGTTAGAGCTGGCCAAGAATAAGGCGCAAGATATACAGGCTGCCTACGAAATGATCAAAGAAAAACGCGGTATGCGCTAA